The following DNA comes from Vespa crabro chromosome 25, iyVesCrab1.2, whole genome shotgun sequence.
ACATCcgaagagcaagagagagtgagagagagagagagagagaggcagagagaaacagagagatagatagagagtgagagagagacagatagatagggacaaagagagagagagagagagagagagaaagagagagaggagaaagagaatgataaaCTTATGTACTTTTCAATATTTGTCCATATTTTTACGTCCCtgattagattattttttttttccacgtttCTGACTAGATctactaaaaataaaaagagagagtgatagtggtggtggggaggggggggcggtgaggaggagggaggaagggaggcaggagggaggaggaaagaaaaggaaacttaaacgaagaaatattatacaaagaGATACGACCGTGTTGCGTTATATTAGGGGGAAGGGAGAACGGGGAGGGGGAAAGTTTAGATAATATCAAAACTAAATATCTATCATATCTAAACTTTCCTATCGTAATActtaaacacacacacacacacacacacacatgtatacacaAATGGTGTCCACGAACtaaatcattcatttttatcacgTTTCAAAATGCATAACAGTTATATCGTGATAATCTTATTCGTGTTTTTATGATCCTATCGATACGATCCATAccgatctatcgatctatctatcgacGTCTAATATTGTGATAGCGTTgtttgagaagaaaaaaaaaagaaaaaaaagaaaaaaaaaaaataaataaataaaaagaagaaacaattagaaaaagtaaacattgagaatcatttttattgattattgaaatatttcattcgatttatAAATCGAAGTCGAACGTATCGTTTTTAACATGTTCCGTGCCAAACAATTTTTCCTCGACTTATCGTCGTTCAGGGCATTTGATATTTTGactaaagtaaaaaatgactgcgtgtaccaccggtggtacacgcCGCCCAAAGATCAAGTTTAACGTGTACCATGCGGCGGTACACATGCCACGGAACGTTTTAAGGAGGACGCGTATCTTTATTGTCGACATTCTAACGTTTAGAAATAGATTTAGAAATGATTCCGTATCTAAATGAAATGTTCTAAAGATCGAAATCTCTtgccttttttattattcttctttttcttttttttcttttttttttttttgtttcatttttgtttctctgTTCGATTCGATAAAACTTTTCTCAGGATCATTCATTTCGTAGACACCCTATATATGAATGATCTCTATTATATCTGTAACCTCTATGTCAGTCAGGTTATAATGTTTACGATACAATCAAGGAAATAGTATTGAATAGTATCTTAGAATAATCTTAGAATAAACGATTGCAAGGTATGTCtaagtaaatataatgatagagagagagagagagagagagagaaagtgggtCGTttgttttagaaaattataaatattataaaataaatctttcatttttttatttatttatttgttttctttctttttgttttttttttctttttttttttttaattgaaagtgTTCATCATACTAATCATGTGATCTAtttcactatatatatatatatatatctatatatactattatgtgtatatatatatatttctctctctctctctctctctctttttctcatacaTTGTCATAATCGAATGAAAGTGTGGGTATATTACAGTGACTTCAATGTCATCAAATACAATGAAATCTCAGTGGTGCTCATTCAACTAAATTAATTAGAACAATTAAATCAAACGATCGacataattttgaaataatgttataattattttcttttgatttttgcttcttttaagggggaaaaaaaaaaaaaagaaaaaaaaaaagaaagaaaaaaaaagggcgaCATCTTTTGATCGGATGCTTCGAACTTcatcgttaaaaaagaaaaagagaaaaaaagaaaaaagaaaaaaaattactaggATATagttcgtcgtcgtcgtcggagGGAGGaggtgggtgggtgggggtTGTGATTAATGGCACAcgattataaatcttttttgctttttttttttttttttgttcttttttttttcgtacgaaCCAAATTTTTCAGACTGACACATAATGTGACGGTGAGAGGGGAAGAGGTGGAGGGGAGACaaagtaaaagataatttttttttttctctaacgcGTCATTGTCCATCGATGATCGTCGAAATATTGAATGGTGGATACGGGGATGGTGGtggatagaaggaaaaaaaaaaatttttgccagaattataataaactcAGTGTCTAATGACATGAAgttaatgtttttaaaaatttatactcCTTTAACTTCCTGTCTTTGTCACGAACAAGTGTTTAATGTTTCGTCCATTTAAAGAGAGCCGTAACCACGATCCACTATCCAGTTTCAATGTTTATCTTCATTGGCCAAGCGTAACCACCGTTCGTACGGAGGTACTCCcccacccctctctctctctctctctctctctcctctccactcctcttctttcctctttgcaTATACATTAGTGGTGTTCGAATAAATCCCATGCACAAGTTCAAGCATAATTAtgacgaataataatgacgattgtAAAATATCAATCGATATCCTCGTAATCTAACGATCGATCATCTTACaaaaattgaattgaaatctaattcgcaaagaaaaaaagaaaaaaaaagaagaagaagtatctATTAGCTATTAGTATTATAGCTATTACgtatgattttaataagaatttagAAAAGACTTTTCTTTGGATTTAAAAGGGGCGCTGATGGGGGGgcggaagaagagagaaaaaagaggaaaaaaaaaagaaaaggcgggcaaaaaaatttgtctacttaatcgtaaatatttgtaaatattttatcgatgtatatacacacacacatatatatatatatatatatatatatatatagtatatatgttTACGCCAATGGCGGACGTTCTTGCACATGCCTTTCCTGGCCGCTATCTTAGTCAATTCCGTTTGTGCATCGTCGTTGGTTATATGCAACGCGCGGGCAAGCTTACGCAACGAAAATCAACGACGAAACAACACTGAGCGTTGAGAATAACGAATCGAGTTACtcccaagagaaagagagatagataaatagagacagatatagttagatagaaagaaagaaagagagagagagagagagaggatttacttttattaatttctttcgcaCGAATTATCGGAAACCTTCGGTGCTTAtcagaaaaattctttttcaacaTCGATCGTGATAAtcagaggaggaggaggaggaagaaaagaaaaagaaagaaagatgaaaacaaaaaaaagagaacattcTTGCGACTGAGGATCGTCCTCCCCCCACCATTTCtccttatttgtttttttttttttctgtattacAAAGTTCTGTCTCGTTTTGTTTcccttttacaaaaaaaaaaaaaaataaaaaaataaaaaaaaaagagtaaacgAAATagttcattgttttttttttcccttactaTTCGTTGCActtacacacacgcacacacacacacacacacacacacaaatatacacacgtacGAGCGCAAGGaatgtaaaaaatttcatttaaattttaaaaaaaagaaaaaaagaaaatatgtatcaCTCACTTGGCTTTTCTTTTCATGatcgatgatgaagaagaaaaaaaaaaaaaacgaaaatgaataaaagaaaagagctcGACGAACTTAATGTCaattgataatgttaatatatatgtatatgtatatgtatgcactAAAATTTTAAAGTTTCTCTAACGGGTGCCTAAGCAAGACTGCGGGACGTCGTTGTTTCTCCCTCACGTGGGGGCCAACGAttctgttaattttatttttggtcGATGGATATATAACCATGAACCTACCCCATGGACGGGTGAACACGTGACATGTTTTACCATAATCAACGTAACACGACAATAATTTCAActgatttaaagaaaaatctaatccagaagggagaagaaattttttcttcttcttttctttttttttttttttttttctaatttttaccAACAatcaattttctaataatttagaAATGATTTTCGACGAGAGTgatgaaaacgaagaaaggaaaaaagaaagaagaaaagaaagaaaaaagacatcaAAAAATTCCTTCACTTTTTCGaatgtttcaatttttttttctaataacaataataataacttttcaataataataataataataataataataataataataataataataataataataaaaaagatctcgTGCGTCGTCCGGccaattaaaagataaaacagaaaaaagaaattgttagaAATAATTGACCAGTAGTCTGTTATCGAATtaacgaataagaaaaaaagagaaagtaaaaaacaaataaaataaaaaaaaaaagaaaaaaaaaatggtagcACCTGTGTATCATCCTTTATCCTCATTGGGTAAAAGGGCTTGGTTGAAGACATAATTGATACGTACctgtaacataaaaaaaataagatactaTTAGGTCATTGTCAAagcatacttatatatatatatatatatatatatatatatatatatatatatatatatatatatatatatatatattgctacttatatatatgtataaatatatacatgatgGAATACACCTGAGTAGAGtagaacaattattattatcattgaagtTATCTTAATGATCGTCTAGGACGATGATTACTTTAACTATAATCTTAAGACGATTAACGTTTCTACCCGCATCACGTCGATTATGGTTGCAATTGGTGATGAGAGTATAAAGAAAGGAATCTTATAACAGTCTgctatacgtacatataaatatgtatatgtatgtatatatgtatgtgtgtttgtgtgaaagagagagagagagagagagagagagagagagagagaaagtgagagagtaaAAAGATAGAGTAAAAAAATTTCGCATAATGAAACGAACGTGGTGCTTCGAATTATCGATTACACGAATTATTCGATTCGAATAAATAACGATGGTTATCttagaattaattttcttttttcttctctttctattccttttctcttttttttttttttttttgcgctcGCTCCTCTTCCTCGGTCATTCGTTTGAACGACAATCGAACGTAATATATCTCATTGGAACGtcactttttattaatacatttcgAGTAACACAGGATGGACAATGATGAATTAGGCCATTCCTTCTTACTAATTTGTTATCAATCAAAAAagattagtatatatatatatatatatatatatatatatatatatatataaaaataaaaaaagaaaaagagaaagagaagagtggaataaaaaaaatatgatcgtacttgataaaaaaaaaaaccttccTGCAACCCTATTTGGTTTATGGGCTCAAGccaatggaaaaaagaaaaagcatgaTATGTATGTGATTTCGATCTAATCAAGGTAATGACCTTGAGCCGTTAAGTTAATCATGATTAAGTGCTCGAACACTAAACccatgataaatatataaaagagactGAAAATGTCGAAGTACTAATTTCCTTAGTCGACGGACGAGACAAAACGAGGAAGGATTGAGTATGGTGAACAAGGGGTGGGATAGGGTGAGGTAGGTGTAAGGGTGAGTTAAGAGTgtgaggaaaaaggaaataagaggGTTggaattttctatctttcttttcaatgagtataaaaaggggaaaagaaatttcgtaAAAGATATTGCCTTGAATTGTtccatttttttgttcttttttttttcttttttttttcttttttttttctttttttcaaatgaatctTCTTTTATCGGGGAGACTAATTTTTCGACTGCTACTACTTAGAAATGAATCTAACTTATTAATCTGATcttactaatattaattaagtGTCTCTTTGTGCATACTTATGtatgcgcgcgtgtgtgtgtgagttaattcttttttttcttttccaaaacaaaattaattgatttccctctctctctctctctctctctctctctcttttttttttgttgatcgAAATTAACAATCATTAATTAGTAGGATTTTAATAAGTACcagcgattaataataaagtatatgtatctgtctgaatttctaatatttaattattaaattttcgtaatagattaattttatattttttcaaatcaaaattaataattaatgttcggtttaattattaataaacgacGGTAAAGTAACGAATAATCTTATGATATCTttgaattttctaaaattaattatctgatattaaatttcttttttcattaaatcgatattaattaactggcgatagaaaaattgtaatccttctcgaaaatatttcaattgtcatcaatttttaaatttgatttaaacTATTAAAGttgatttatcaattttaataaaaaaaaagttccaaTAACGATAAGTGCGTTAGAACGTAATGCTTATTAAATTCTTCCCATTAGCGACACTAATTTCTAAATTTGTTTGCTTCTCaaatcaaatagaaaaagtatgataaaaaaaaaaaaggaagctattcttgatattccttcgatcaaataattaataataagtgtaagatatttaatatcgttataagtGTCGATACGTAACACTTATAAGTTCTCtcctaatatttttaatagcaattggttaaaaaaaaaaaaaaaaaaaaaacctttacATCCTAGCAAATAATCCTTGAATATTTCCCCACCCTCCCCAACACCCCCCCCCCGGCCCATCGACTGAAACGAATGATAATTAACGAGTCTGATTCTCTCGTAAGTGCTAAAAATGGACACTTACGAATTCCTCTTAACTATGCAACGTTAATAGTTAAATTTGTTGAATTCgcgaatttcaaaaaaaaaaaaaaaaaaaaagaaaaagaagaaaatatgtaataaatgtaACAACAAGTCAGTGTTACGGATAAGTGTTTTACATGATATATCAATAGTGTAATAAGTGTAACAAGTCGAATTAAAAGTAAAGTTGACGAGTAACGAAGCTTGAGAGTTTCTCGAGAAAAATCTTATAACCATAAAATTGACTTAAGTGACTTAGgtgtcatatttatttaagaaaaaaaaaaaaaaaagaaaaaaaacaaaagaaaaaaaaaacaatgtcgAATccgtagaaaggaaaaaagacaaaaaaaaaaaaaaaaaaaaaggaaaaaggaacggaacgaatgaacgaaaacaaatgatattaaatgtaatgaaaaaaggaaaaaaaaaagaagaagaagaaataaagaaaagaaaagaaataaaataaataaataaatgagtaaatacaaaaaaaaaaaaaaagaaaaaagaaaaagaaaaagaaatagatagaaacgTATCGTTGGAACTTATTGATCGAAACGAATTAAGAATCAACCATATACAAAGCCTCAagcaatacatatacatatacatatacatatacatatatatatatatatatatatatatatatatatatatctcatatcAAGGTGTTTTCGAAAGTGCAGCTGCAAGAAAAATCGAAgacagggaaagagagagagagagagagagagagagagagaaaaaaaaagaatcgtccTTGACTCCTTCTTTATTCGAGTCCTAGGAGAGTTTCACGATAATCGTCATCTAACTCAATGTCAGCTGCTTCCAAGTTCTCCGCTAAGGAAAGGCTACCATAACACTCCTACTATTTCAccttctacctctctctcactcactatcacttacttactcactcactcactctctctctctctctctctctttttctatgtctccatctttctctttgtctctctctctctctctctctctttaagtATGTAGCCTTTGTGCTAACGTTTGCATTTATTCTTTAGCCTTGTGCCTAATGACAACGTCGGCGAaactagagaaagaaagaaagaaagaaagaaagaaagaaagaaagaaagaaaaaaggaaagaaggaaagagacagagaaagatctTATTTCTTCTAACATTCTGCAAGTCCATTTCtgaatcatcatcatccttgtcgtcatcatcatcatcatcatcagcagcagcagcagcagcagcagcagcagcagcagcatcatcagcatcatcatcattatcagcAGCAATATCATCAACAAGATTATTATCAAGAGTACCAATCAGGATCATTATAATCCTCGTCAAGTTCCTTTAGCATTACTCTATCGTACGGATTGAGaaatttttagatattatctattttttacgatcaacgaaagatataaattaattaatcataaacCACCATCATCgtaatcatcgtcatcattgtcatcatcgtcgttgctgttgttattgttgttgttgttgttattgtttattgttgttcttttcatgctaacgaagaagaaaaaataaaaaaaatgaaacagaaagtaagtaaagaaaatgaatgatatGTAATGtcgaaagaataattatttataattaattatttataagttgagaataattttttgtatggTTTAACAAAACCGTCGTAGTAACCGTCACGAAACGATTCCCCAAGGTTCCTCTCGATTATGCAAACAAGTATGCACCTTCTGCACAGGTTCGCGTGTATGCACTACGCGTGCTGGTTTACATCGTACGTTGTAAAACTATTATGTAAAAATGGCCTTGGACCAGTCCAGAACTTCGATTCTCAATAACTACTCTCAttttatgtatacgtatatgtatgtatatatatgtatatatatatatatatatatattttttttactatttctttttcccttttccttctttatattTCCCCCTCTCCCCCGTTcgctgtttcttctttcttcttcttcatcttcttcttttctttttttgtttcgttccttctttcttttttgttcaaacCAATTAGGCCCTGGAATTCGTCATTGACGCCATTTTGATTTTTGACGCCATTGAAGGAAACAATTGAACGTCGAATTTTcgtccatttttctttttttcttttctcttcgtttttttccttttctcaacTTAATTAAAACCTTTCATAATCAATTATTGTCGCAACTCATGCGAAAAATTTCATACAACATCGCGAAACCAATCGAATCTTATAGATTTCATTATCATATCACTTATCATATCGACGGATTCGTAAtcgatatgataaaaaaaaagaaaagaaaatttacataaattttcaaatcaaCATTAAACAAATCGTATTCGTTGAATCGGCACGCAACAGTCCGCAAAATTGATATACacgattaaacaaatattcCTCGATGAGATTCTCGCAATTAATCGAAATCAATCGAATCGATCATCAATCGAGGCGACAAACgtttatctttaaaatcttatcaacaaaattttcaatactCCCCGCTACCCACCCAATCACTAGATCCTCTCGTACGCCATTTGCTCGTCATTTTAgatgttttactttttttacagaagaaaaaaaaggaaaaaaaaaaagaaaaaaaaaaaaaagaaagaagtcttCCCTTTGTCTCGAGGGgttgaaaagatatatttctGTCTTAAAATTAGGGACCCGTTGGGGGATGGGAAgatgaaaacaaaaggaaaagaaaagaaacgaaaaaaataaaaaaaaaaaaaaaaaaacgaaggagaaagaaaaaaaaaggagaaacaaagagaacagaaaagaaaagataggaaaagaaatgaaaagaaaatcgttaaattattCAAGGACGTCGCTAGAAAAGGTGAGATCGTCCATACCATTCGTAAAATCACCCTCGGAAGGTATAACTcgtctttctcgtttttcttttcgccacttcctttctttttttctcttcctcttcctcttcctcctcctcctcctcctcttcttcttcttcttcttcttcttcttggaaACACCCCATCGAGAccataaatatgtaaatacgtGGCTCTACAGGCGACTTGTCGAGGCGTTAGccagaatacatatatatatatatatatatatatatatatatatatatatatatatatatatgtgtgtgtgtatataaaagtggaataataatttatgataatttttatcctCTAATTCGTTCAAGAACATTATCATAATAGTCGTAATCACGTTCGAGAAAATGGCCGAATCCATTTTACGGATACAAACAATTCGACAATGATTATCTTTGTTCGTCACGATATTGTATACaccgaaaagaaaagggagagagaagaaaaaagaaatggaatgtCTTGTTGCtctgatttctctctctctcgctcttttttctttttcttttttttttttttttttttttttaatttatttattgcacCAATCGAAAATGGCGTAGACTGGTTAACGAACTATCCAATACCCACgagtattaaatttttcactcacgaatttaaatgaattttatccAATTACTAACCATACAATGTCgtttagtaaatatatataacaagaacactAATACAtccaaacatatatatatatatatatatatatatatatatatatatatatatatatgtacaaactaatacatatatattagatcGTATCGTGAACGCGGAATTGGAAAACAATACCTGTGtgatcaaatgaaatatataatataaataaaagcattGGATAAAAGCTTTTCTGTGTGcatatgcgtgcgtgcgtgcgtgtgtttGTGTGCGCGCGTTCGATATATTCATTTGGATCGATGTTTAAcaaatcaacaaaaaaaaaataaaataaaaatggcgaTGGAAAGATTGATAATCGAGGAGGATATGAGTTTTCGAAATtgtcgatgaaaaaagaaaaaaaaagaaaaaaaaaaaaaaaggaaaaacgagaTCCGcgttggaaaagaaagaaaaaagaaaaaaaagaaaaaggaacacaaaaaaaaaaaaagagaaagaaagaagaaaaacaataaaggaaggataaaaaaaaaaagaaagaaaaaaaagaaaggaataaaattagACCTCGACAAGAGGCCTTTGTTTCGTTGTATTCTTCCTTTGGATTTTTACCAGTGCATTACGTGACATCCAATGAGGCCAATGATAATGTCACGCGGGCGTTGATGAGTTGCGGAATGGAATCCGcattgtgaaaaaaaagaaaaaaaaaaaaaaaagagaagaaaaaaaaaggaaaaagaaaaaaaaaaagaatcaacaaACCTGAACTAtccttccttgtttttttttttttcctttcttttcttctctttcctattctttttctcccctttttggAAAGTTTTGTCTGTAAACTTCGTGACATTAACAACTGTCAATGATAAtgattgttctctctctctctctctctctctctctctctatctatctatctctctatctatctatctatctctctttttctaacgaaagaaacgagacGAATGCAGAATCACTGGCATATCCGCGAAGACGTCACGACGATCATTCCCAATGAGAGACGACTATAGCAATCTCTTTCTTACGTTTCGAttacttcttctttgtcttttatCACGTTCTTATATACATGcaaatgtatatgtgtgggtatgtatatttgtatgtgttaACCTCGACAGTTCTAACAGTAAAAACGTTCCAAGGCGACATTTTTCTATGGAAAAGTCGATTCCATCGAAAAGAACCGGGACAAGGAGGGAGGTGGGGTGGTGGGGAGAGATGGGCCAGTTGGGTGGTGGGACGGAGTAGAATGGTTGGGGCCTTACAAAGTGGGGAGAAAAACGTGAGtgattttataagaaaaatgttaacgcTCTTTTATCGCAATGCATTACGATACatgcaatattttataataattttctaacaaatatatttctccttcaatgaatatatttattaatgtttcattataattgtttgaagagaaaagaaaattatttatatatatatatatatatatatataaaagaaaaaaaaaaaaagaaagagaaaaagaagtagaactttgaatttttttttacaaaaaaaaaaaaaaaaaaaaaaaaataaaagaaaaagaaaacgtgaaaaagaaattatagatttgcgtgcgtgtgtgtatatgtatataaacatatacgtgctcatttagaaataatcttatctacaaaaaatcatattaagcttatcataataaataaataaataaataaataaataaataaataaataaatgtacggatataaaattacatttagaTTAAAGtaacgttaaaataaataattttcctcGTACGTCATAACAAATATATCTTATCATTCATaatggatatataaataaatgaatgaatgaatgaatgaatgaatgaataaataaataaataaataaataaataaataaataaataaaccgCAAATGTAAATCTATGTATctaacgtaaaaataaaaataataaaatatgaaaaaataaaaaaaaatataaaaataattggaaaaaaagaaagtagggggaaaaaaaaagttgtcaactgtttttttttttaccataatAGTCCAaactatctatattattagcaataatatatatgtatgtatgtatgtgtgtatactaCTAGTATATAGCAATGTACATATTATACTACGATGATACACGTGCCTGGATGTAACAGTAAAAACGTCGTAAGCGTGACAATCGAGTGACTCTATCAGAAGTACTAACGAGACGTCTCTCTTCCGATCGGAAATGCCTAAAACGAGTTGATGCGACGAATCGaaatgacaataacggtatTCAATTTCTATTTCCGACGAGGACATTTGGAAAATCGTTTTTGTCACTTGATGAATTTTAAATTgttcgtaaataaaaaaaaaaaaaaaaaaaaaaagaacaaattttttctcaatttttttttcctccatttCCTCCCTTCCCcatccctccccctcccccccctaAACTAACCGATCCtctacaatttcttttctttttcttcttttttttgtttttttttttttactataatcaatcaattaattaattaatcattaagaaaaaaaataaacattccaacgttgaatatatttaatgtatatatgaacta
Coding sequences within:
- the LOC124432532 gene encoding nucleolin-like; translation: MILIGTLDNNLVDDIAADNDDDADDAAAAAAAAAAAADDDDDDDDKDDDDSEMDLQNVRINYVFNQALLPNEDKG